The following proteins come from a genomic window of Triticum aestivum cultivar Chinese Spring chromosome 6A, IWGSC CS RefSeq v2.1, whole genome shotgun sequence:
- the LOC123131654 gene encoding uncharacterized protein, which produces MAQRAAGALLRRSLGLAPPTVPRALSTSAAAPAAAEGEAAAKAKRSKKKNLFDVVQFLPDWGVGYKVAKTTWRDVSYQITKINLYKDGRHGKAWGIRHKAGVQVADAPIKLSGVNKRGWKYIKTSEKTVQDIPAAETPAAATSTA; this is translated from the exons ATGGCGCAGAGGGCGGCGGGCGCGCTTCTGCGGCGGTCCCTCGGGCTCGCGCCGCCGACGGTCCCCAGGGCCCTGAGCACCAGCGCCGCGGCGCCGGCCGCGGCCGAGGGAGAGGCGGCGGCCAAGGCGAAGAGGAGCAAGAAGAAGAACCTGTTCGACGTGGTGCAGTTCCTGCCGGACTGGGGCGTCGGCTACAAGGTcgccaagaccacctggcgcgacgTCTCCTACCAGATCACCAAGATCAACCTCTACAAG GATGGCCGCCACGGGAAGGCGTGGGGGATTCGGCACAAGGCCG GTGTGCAAGTTGCTGACGCTCCAATAAAACTCAGCGGAGTGAACAAGCGTGGGTGGAAGTACATAAAGACGTCAGAGAAGACGGTGCAGGATATCCCCGCAGCAGAGACGCCAGCTGCTGCCACCTCCACTGCTTAA